One Palaemon carinicauda isolate YSFRI2023 chromosome 5, ASM3689809v2, whole genome shotgun sequence DNA window includes the following coding sequences:
- the LOC137640624 gene encoding uncharacterized protein: MQLKKWFALALVAVLLQVAMPTIILTSAAATATALTISVSNVALAAVGGAAVLLGLAGLVKVAGRGRGRRQTESDNAFTSDAVDILFAAAGSLDQESNCGLRLICELAATPENQLADDEKLIMSLFGSDFEPQPDQTNSPATPFQQAAFLGRRSGSAEVCATTYSKCQYNATQIMDILRENQL; encoded by the coding sequence ATGCAGCTGAAGAAATGGTTTGCCTTGGCCCTCGTCGCCGTCCTTCTACAAGTGGCCATGCCAACCATCATACTGACTAGTGCAGCAGCAACTGCCACAGCCCTCACGATCAGCGTCAGCAACGTTGCCTTGGCAGCCGTCGGAGGAGCGGCCGTCCTCTTGGGTCTAGCCGGGCTCGTCAAAGTTGCCGGCCGTGGCCGGGGGAGACGACAGACTGAATCCGACAATGCCTTCACCTCTGATGCTGTTGACATCCTCTTCGCAGCCGCTGGTTCTTTAGACCAAGAATCCAATTGTGGTCTCCGGCTAATCTGTGAGTTGGCTGCCACTCCAGAGAATCAGCTTGCTGACGACGAAAAGCTGATCATGTCTCTCTTCGGCTCAGACTTCGAACCTCAGCCTGACCAGACCAACAGTCCAGCAACTCCTTTCCAACAGGCTGCCTTCCTGGGTAGAAGGTCTGGTTCTGCTGAAGTCTGTGCCACTACATATTCAAAATGCCAGTACAACGCTACACAAATTATGGACATCTTGAGGGAAAATCAGCTCTAA